The following coding sequences lie in one Arachis ipaensis cultivar K30076 chromosome B03, Araip1.1, whole genome shotgun sequence genomic window:
- the LOC107630372 gene encoding probable polyamine oxidase 5 (The sequence of the model RefSeq protein was modified relative to this genomic sequence to represent the inferred CDS: added 43 bases not found in genome assembly): MVVKKPRIVIIGAGMAGLTAANKLYTATASKDLFELCVVEGGTRIGGRINTSEFGGDRIEMGATWIHGIGGSPIHKIAQEIHSLHSDQPWECMDGDSEELTTVAEGGFQLQPSIVDPITKLFKHLMDYSQGKMKLLTEQDNTGYYHSLAAKAFSMSKAKSGSGGLSVGSFLREGLDAYWGSVMKKGHDDYDDDDVKGYYGNWTRKLLEEAIFAMHENTQRTYTSAGNLMSLDYRAESEYIMFPDEEITIAKGYLSIIEHLASVLPPGLVQLGRKVTKIEWQPQNQNQNQRDIDEGGRKVCVENGGSCCSCSRPVKLHFSDGSSISADHVIVTVSLGVLKAAIRDHDKGDSDSGMFCPPLPPSKAEAISRLGFGVVNKLFMQLSPTQQTQTQHHHVNHKGFPFLQMAFHSPHSEMRHKKIPWWMRRTATLFPIYNNSTVLLSWFAGEEALALESLKDEEIINGVSTTVSSLLSHSQWQKGSDSHKLCNGNVNSSEERYQENEVRFSSVMKSKWGTDPLFLGSYSYVAVGSSGDDLDTMAEPLPKDSNCHPSASSYPLQILFAGEATHRTHYSTTHGAYFSGLREANRLLQHYHCVGIYNN, encoded by the exons ATGGTGGTGAAGAAACCACGGATTGTGATAATTGG GCAACAGCTTCAAAGGACTTATTTGAGCTCTGTGTTGTTGAAGGTGGAACAAGGATTGGTGGCAGAATAAACACCTCAGAGTTTGGTGGTGACAGGATTGAGATGGGTGCTACTTGGATCCATGGAATTGGGGGCAGCCCAATTCACAAGATTGCTCAAGAAATCCATTCTTTGCACTCTGACCAGCCATGGGAGTGCATGGATGGGGACTCAGAAGAGCTAACCACCGTAGCTGAAGGTGGATTCCAGTTACAACCCTCCATTGTTGATCCTATCACTAAACTTTTCAAGCATCTCATGGACTATTCCCAAGGGAAGATGAAGCTTCTCACTGAGCAGGACAACACTGGCTATTACCATAGCCTTGCTGCTAAGGCTTTCAGCATGTCAAAGGCCAAAAGTGGTTCTGGGGGACTTAGTGTTGGTTCCTTTCTCAGAGAGGGCCTTGATGCTTACTGGGGTTCAGTGATGAAGAAGGGGcatgatgattatgatgatgatgatgtcaaaGGGTATTATGGGAACTGGACAAGGAAGTTACTTGAAGAAGCAATCTTTGCAATGCATGAGAACACTCAGAGGACATACACATCAGCTGGTAACCTTATGAGTCTGGATTACAGGGCTGAGAGTGAATACATAATGTTCCCAGATGAAGAAATCACAATTGCTAAGGGCTACTTGAGCATAATTGAGCACTTAGCTTCTGTGTTGCCACCAGGCCTAGTTCAGCTAGGTAGGAAAGTCACTAAGATTGAGTGGCAGCCACAGAACCAGAACCAGAACCAGAGGGACATTGATGAAGGAGGGAGAAAGGTTTGTGTGGAGAATGGtggttcttgttgttcttgttctAGGCCTGTGAAGCTACATTTCAGTGATGGTTCTTCTATTTCTGCTGATCATGTCATTGTCACTGTTTCACTTGGGGTGCTAAAAGCTGCTATCCGTGATCATGATAAAGGTGATTCAGATTCAGGTATGTTCTGTCCTCCTCTTCCACCATCAAAGGCTGAGGCAATTTCAAGACTTGGTTTTGGCGTTGTTAACAAGTTGTTTATGCAATTGAGTCCAACACAACAAACACAAACACAACACCACCATGTTAACCACAAAGGGTTCCCTTTCTTGCAAATGGCTTTCCATTCACCTCACTCTGAGATGAGGCACAAGAAAATACCATGGTGGATGAGGAGAACAGCTACCCTTTTTCCCATATACAACAACTCTACGGTCCTGTTGTCTTGGTTTGCTGGGGAGGAAGCACTAGCACTTGAATCACTCAAGGATGAAGAGATCATTAATGGGGTTTCAACTACAGTCTCAAGCCTCCTATCACATTCCCAGTGGCAGAAAGGTTCAGATTCACATAAATTGTGCAATGGGAATGTTAATTCTTCTGAGGAGAGATATCAGGAAAATGAAGTGAGATTCAGCAGTGTGATGAAGAGCAAATGGGGAACTGATCCACTATTCTTAGGATCATACAGTTATGTTGCAGTAGGATCAAGTGGTGATGATTTAGATACAATGGCTGAGCCATTGCCAAAAGATAGCAATTGTCACCCTTCAGCCTCATCATACCCTCTTCAAATTTTGTTTGCAGGGGAAGCAACTCACAGAACTCATTATTCTACAACTCATGGAGCTTACTTCAGTGGCCTTAGGGAAGCCAATAGGCTTCTTCAACATTATCACTGTGTTGGGATTTATAACAACTAG